The genome window CATATGCCTAGTGATACTGTGGGTTATAGGAGATTAAGAGTATTTTCAGGTGTGAAACCAGTACCTGCTGGGGAGGAAGAGTATGACCCCTGGATGGAGCAGGCTGTTCAAATGATCAGCGAGTGGCAGTGTGCTGATTCTGTGAAAAGGCAGCGTATTGTTGAGAGTTTGCGGGGACCCGCTTCAGACATAGTCCGGTTTTTGAAGGTTAGTAATCCAACTGCCACAGCTACTGATTATTTGGTTGCTCTTGAAACAGCCTATGGAACTACTGAAAGTAATTCCGATCTTCTTGCAAAGTTCAGGAGCACTTACCAAAGGGAAAGTGAGAAGCTTTCTGATTTTCTATATAGGTTGGACAAGCTCCTTCATCGCATGCTTGTAAAAGGAGGTGTTGTAGCCGCTGATCTTGATCGCATGTGCATGGAGCAAGTGGTTAAGGGAGCTCGTACTACTGATATGGTAGCACTACGACTAAGAATGACCCACACTCTGCGTGATCCTCCTAGTTTCTCGAAATTGTTACGGGAAGTAAGGGAAGAAGAGGATTGGATCAGGGCTAGAGAGGGGGGAAAAGTAGTGGTTTCTGCTGCTTCTGTTCCACAGGCTTCTTTGGTGACTGAATTGAGCAGTATAAAGCAAGAGGTGAGTGCACTTACAACTCAGATGTCCCAGCTGTTGAAAGCAGCTgcacctgaccctgttcctgagcATTCTTCCAAGGCAACTGGCCCTGTGTGTCAAGTGGCGGATGCAAGTGCTACAGAAGTTGCCGGCAAGAAGAGCACATCCAAGTTTACTCGGTCTGGAGTTTTCTGTTACAAGTGTGGTGAGGATGGCCACACAAAGAGAGAGTGTCGGGGAACTGAAAACCTGAGGAAAGTAAATCAAAAATTGATCAGTCAGAGCAGGTTCTCGGAAACTTCTAGGGAGCTCTGTGGAGGAACGGCACAGGACTCCTTTTCCATCCCGTTCCACCTTTTGTTCTGGAGTAGAAATCGATTGTTCTTCTGGGATTCCATCTGGCTTGATTGGTCCGACTTCTGAAGTACCAGTCCAAATTGAAGGAGTGTATGCAAAAGCTTTACTTGATAGTGGCTCTCAAGTCACCATCCTTTATCGAAGCTTTTATGATGTGTACTTAAAACATTTACCACTGTTGCCAGTGGAAAATCTTGAAATATGGGGTTTGAGTTCACACAAATACCCATACGACGGTTATCTTCCCATTAAGCTTGAATTCACTGAAAATGTGGTAGGACTACCACAAGTTGTTGATACTCTTGCACTTGTTTGCCCAGATTCTCAGCCAGAGAAAAGAATTGCCATTCTGGTGGGGACTAACACCAATATAGTGAGACGATTGTTTGAGGCTTGTAAACAGAAGCTTGGTGTTCACTTCTTGCATACCTTGTCCATACATCCTGTAGTTCGAGAAGTCTATGAGAATATTCAGAAGTCAGATGGCTCACCTGATGATTGTGAGAGGCATGGCACTGTGTGGTTTACACAACATAAACCGATTGTTGTAGGGCCTGGAGAGTCATGTCAAATTCAGGGTAAAccaaattttttttctaaatctaCAGATGTGCATGTCCTGATAGACCAGCCGGGTGACACTAGTGTTTCAAATGAGTTGCTAGTTAGACCTGAAGTGCAGTCTGTGTCTGTGGTATTTAATCGCATCATGACTGTTACCATGAGGAACATGTCCACTAAAGATGTGCATCTGAAACGTGGCACACCAATTGCTCATCTTTATCCTGTCGATATTGTACCTCAGCCCGCATTAGCCGAAAGTCAGTTGTCCAATACGCTAACTCCTGCCTCATTTGACTTTGGGAATTCACCTATACCTGAGGACGCAAAGCAGCAGTTGTGTGAAAAATTGATGGAAAGGCGTGATGTATTTTCTTGTCACGAATGGGATGTTGGTCGTTCAAAGAGTACTAAGCATGAAATACGGCTTACTGATTCAACTCCTTTTCGTGAACGTTCTCGCTGTTTGCCTCCTGCTGATTTGCAAGACGTGCGAAACCATCTGATGGAATTGCAGAAATGTGGTATCATCTCTGAATCCAGAAGCCCTTATGCTTCTCCTATTGTGGTAGTACGTAAGAAATCAGGCAAAGTGCGAATGTGTGTTGACTACAGGACATTGAACAGACGAACTATACCTGATCAATACACAGTCCCTAGGGTTGAAGATGCACTCCATAGTTTGGCCGGGAGCAAATGGTTCAGTGTACTTGATTTGCGAAGTGGGTATTATCAGATTCCCATGGAGGAAGCTGATAAAGAAAAGACTGCGTTTATTTGCCCACTAGGATTTTATCAGTTTGAGTGCATGCCTCAGGGGATTAGTGGGGCCCCTGCAACCTTTCAGAGAGTTATGGAGAAGACAGTGGGCGACATGAATTTTCTGGAAGTGTTGGTTTATCTGGATGACTTGATTGTTTTTGGCAGAACCCTTGAAGAGCACAATCAACGTTTGCTCAAAGTTCTGGATCGGCTTACAGAGGAGGGTTTAAAGTTGTCTCTGGACAAATGCCAGTTTTGCAGGACTTCTGTGACTTACGTTGGGCACATAGTGTCACAAGATGGAATCGCCACTGATCCGTCTAAAGTGGAAGCAGTTGTGAATTGGCCCAGACCGCAGACAGTTACCCAGTTGAGATCCTTTCTGGGTTTTTGTGGCTACTATCGACGGTTTGTGAAAGGGTACTCTAGTTTGTGCAGACCCCTCAACCAGTTGCTTAAGGGTTATCCACAAAAACGCCAGGGAAAGGAGAACCTCAAGAAGCCTGCTACTGATGGGTTCTTCAGGCCCTCAGATCCATTTGGTTCTCGATGGGATGACAGTTGTGAGATGGCTTTTCAGGATCTGAAACTCCGTTTGACGCAAGCCCCGGTGTTAGCGTTTGCTGACCCTGAACTACCTTATGTGTTACACGTTGATGCCAGTATGGATGGACTGGGTGGCGTGCTCTATCAACAACATCCTGAAGGATTAGCCCAGTGGCATTCATTAGTAGAAGTCTTTCTACCTCTGAAAGGAATTACCCAGCACATAAGCTGGAATTCTTGGCTTTGAAGTGGGCGGTAGTTGACAAGCTGCACGACTATCTTTATGGAGTAACTTTCGAAGTCAGAACGGACAACAATCCCCTGACTTACATTTTGACTTCGGCTAAGTTAGACGCTACAGGTCACAGATGGCTAGCAGCTCTGTCAACTTACCAGTTCAGCTTGAAGTACAGGCGGGGATTGATAAACATCGATGCAGACTTTCTGTCGAGGCGGCCTTATGTCAGTCCTGGAGCT of Xyrauchen texanus isolate HMW12.3.18 chromosome 20, RBS_HiC_50CHRs, whole genome shotgun sequence contains these proteins:
- the LOC127660581 gene encoding paraneoplastic antigen Ma1 homolog; translated protein: MVTDPSVGDAVFQDKLLSLLQQEGKSLEDVKAMLEQGQSSDAKVNLDLVNAIDRLVEKCIHMPSDTVGYRRLRVFSGVKPVPAGEEEYDPWMEQAVQMISEWQCADSVKRQRIVESLRGPASDIVRFLKVSNPTATATDYLVALETAYGTTESNSDLLAKFRSTYQRESEKLSDFLYRLDKLLHRMLVKGGVVAADLDRMCMEQVVKGARTTDMVALRLRMTHTLRDPPSFSKLLREVREEEDWIRAREGGKVVVSAASVPQASLVTELSSIKQEVSALTTQMSQLLKAAAPDPVPEHSSKATGPVCQVADASATEVAGKKSTSKFTRSGVFCYKCGEDGHTKRECRGTENLRKVNQKLISQSRFSETSRELCGGTAQDSFSIPFHLLFWSRNRLFFWDSIWLDWSDF